The genomic stretch ATCGAGCTGACCCTGCCCAACGGGGAGACCTACCGCTCCGGCGACCCGGAGTCTCTGGTGAAAGCGGCCACCGGCTGGCAACTGCCCCTGGACAATCTGGCCTGGTGGATCCGCGGCCTGCCCTCACCCGGCAGCGATTATCGCCTGCTGTTTGATGAACAGGGCAGCCTGGCGATCATCCGGCAAAACGGCTGGGAGATTCGCTACGACCGCTGGCACGAGTTTCTTGCCAGCTATCCGGCACTGCCCGCCCGCATCACGGCCCTGAAAAACGACAAAAGGGTACGGCTGGTGGTGAGCAACTGGCAGGAGCTGCGGCCGTGAGTCCCGGCATCAGCCTGCCGTCACCGGCCAAGCTGAATCTGTTCCTGCACATTGTCGGCCGCCGGCCAGACGGCTACCACGAGCTGCAGACCCTGTTCCAGTTTCTGGAATACGGCGATGAGCTCAGCTTCACCCTGACCCCCGATCAGCCCGGCGTAAGACTTGCCAGCTCCATCCCGAACGTCCCCGATAACGACAACCTGGTCATCCGCGCCGCCAAAGCCCTGATGACACTCAGCGACAAAGGGCTGCCTGGGGTCACCATCACCATCGACAAGCGACTGCCCATGGGCGGAGGCCTCGGGGGCGGCAGCTCCAACGCCGCAACCACTCTGCTTGGGCTGAACCACCTTTGGAACCTGGGCCTCAGCAACGATGAACTGGCCGGTATCGGCCTGACCCTGGGCGCCGACGTGCCGGTATTTGTGCGCGGCCACGCGGCCTTTGGTGAAGGGGTTGGCGAAAAGCTGACCAACGCCAATCCACCGCAAGACTGGTTCGTGGTGATCAAGCCTGCCTGTAACCTGAACACTGGCAAGATTTTTTCCGAGCAAGGGTTGACAAGGAACACCCCGAGAATCAAAATAGCGCCCGCTTTTGAGGGAGACGCCTCGAGGTACCGAAACGACTGTGAGGGTGTAGTTCGCAAACTGTATCCTGAGGTTAACCAGAGCCTGGAATGGCTTTCAAAATTCGGACCTGCAAGATTAACCGGAACCGGGGCTTGCATATTTGGACGTTTCCCGACAGAATCCGCAGCCCGGATCATCTGGGAAAGCAAACCCTCCGGCGTCACGGGGTTCGTAGCTAAAGGGGTGAACATCTCACCTCTACACAAAAAGCTAGCTGAGCTGAAATGATGCCAAAAAAGCACGATACTGGGGTGTCGCCAAGTGGTAAGGCAACGGGTTTTGATCCCGTCATGCGCAGGTTCGAATCCTGCCACCCCAGCCACCTTTCTCCCGCTTCTTCTGAATCAAACGCCGATACTGAGAAGGATGCCGTCGTGTCCAAACTGATGATTTTTGCTGGCAATGCCAACCCGGACCTTGCCAGGGCCATCGCCCAGAAACTGCATATTCCCATGGGCCAGGCCACTGTAGGCCGCTTCAGCGACGGCGAAACCACCGTCGAGATCAACGAGAACGTACGCGGCCATGATGTGTTCATCATCCAGCCGACCTGCTACCCCACCAACGATAACCTGATGGAACTGATCGTGATGGCCGACGCACTTCGCCGTGCATCCGCAACACGCGTCACTGCCGTTATCCCCTACTATGGATACGCCCGCCAGGATCGCCGGGTCCGCTCAACCCGTGTCGCCATCAGCGCCAAAGTGGTCGCCGACATGATCTCCAGCATCGGTGTTGACCGCGTGCTGACAGTCGACCTGCACGCCGACCAGATTCAGGGCTTCTTTGATATCCCGGTAGACAACATCTACGCCACACCGGTGATGCTCGACGACATCTTCAAGCAGCGTTTCGAGAATTTCATCGTGGTATCCCCGGATGTTGGCGGCGTTGTTCGCGCCCGCGCCGTGGCCAAGCGCCTCGACGACGCGGATCTTGCCATCATCGACAAACGCCGCCCGAAGGCCAACGTTTCCCAGGTAATGCACATCATCGGTGATGTCAAAGACAAGACCTGTATTCTGGTGGATGACATCATTGATACCGCCGGCACCCTGTGCAAGGCCGCCAACGCCCTGAAAGAGCACGGTGCCGCCCGGGTGGTTGCCTACATCACCCATCCGGTGCTGTCCGGTCCGGCCATTGACAACATCAACGCCTCACAACTGGACGAACTTGTGGTGTGCGATACCATTCCTCTGGGTGACAAAGCGAAGAATTGTGATAGAATCCGCGTCCTCGAAATGGCGGGCCTGCTTGCGGAGTCTATTCGACGAGTAAGCAACGAAGAATCCATCAGCGCCATGTTCGAGAATGTCTGACCGGCCATCCGGCCCTTTTGTTCAGGCATAACAAGCAGTTACCGGGTCGGGAGCCTACACAGGCTCCCGTCTCTTTTAGTCAGCCGGAAACATCCGGCTTTTCAGAAACATCACCTGATCCAACGCCTGGTCGCGGGCAGTTCAGGTGACGATTGAGGTTAATACCATGTCTCAGGAATTTGTTATCGAAGCATTTCCTCGCGACGATCAGGGGAGAGGTGCGAGCCGCCGCCTGCGTCGTGAGGAGCGTAAAATTCCGGCCATCATCTATGGTGGCGGAAAAGACGCAACTGCGATTTCCATCTGGCACAACGAGCTGAAAAAGGCCCTGGAAAACGAAGCGTTCTTCTCTCACGTCCTGACCGTTGAGCTGAACGGCAAGAAAGAAAGCGTGATCCTGAAGGACCTGCAGCGTCACCCGTACAAGCCGCTGCTGACCCACGCTGACTTCCTGCGTGTCGACAAGGACCACGAGATCCACGTCAACGTTCCGCTGCACTTCATGAATGAAGAAAGCGCACCGGCCATCAAGCTCCAGGGCGGCGTAGCGAACCACCAGATCACCGAAGTGGAAGTGATCTGTCTGCCGCAGAACCTGCCAGAGTTCATCGAAGTGGACATGGCGACCGTGGAAATGGATCAGGTAGTTCACCTGAGCGACCTGAAACTGCCGAATGGCGTCAAGATTGCCGCTCTGCTTCAGGGCGAAGATCACGACCTGCCTGTTGTGGCTATCCACAAGCCGCGCGGTGCCAAGGTTGATGATGCCGAAGACGGCGAAGAAGGTGAAGAAGGCGAAGACAAGGAGTAATTGCTCCTGTACTGAGGAGGGCAGCGGCGAATGGCGCAGGATATTGTCATGGTGGTTGGCCTGGGGAATCCCGGCGCCGACTACGAGAATACCCGCCACAATGCCGGTGCCCTTTTCGTCGAAGCTCTGGCCCGCGCCGCGGGCCAGACGCTCCGCCCCGAAAAGAAGTACCACGGGCTATACGCACGCATACAATGGCAGGGTCTCGACCTGCACCTCCTGAATCCCACCACGTTTATGAATCGCAGCGGCCTGGCCATCAAGGCGCTGGCGGATTTTTTCAAGATTCAGCCCCAACAGATTCTGGTCGCCCACGACGAACTCGACCTGCCCCCGGGTACCGCCAAACTCAAGAAAGGCGGCGGGCACGGTGGACACAACGGCCTGCGGGACACCATCGCTCACCTGGGCACCAACGAGTTCCAGAGACTGCGCATCGGCATCGGCCACCCCGGTGACAGCCGCAAGGTAACCGGTTACGTTCTCGGCCGCCTGGGCAAACAGGAAACCGAAGAGCTGAGCGCGGTAATTGATGAAATCATGCGGGTGCTGCCCGATGCAGCCAGTGGCAAACTCCCTGCCGCGATGAATCGCTTGCACAGCTTCAAACCGGTATAATCCGGCAAAATTTCCAGTACCAGCAGAGGCATTCCATGGGATTTAACTGCGGCATCGTCGGCCTTCCCAACGTCGGCAAATCCACCCTGTTCAACGCGCTCACCAAATCCGGCATCGGTGCGGAGAACTTCCCGTTCTGCACCATTGAGCCCAACGCCGGGGTTGTCGCCATGCCGGACCCGCGTCTGACCAAACTGGCCGAGATCGTGAAGCCCGAACGCGTGGTGCCCACCACCATGGAATTCGTCGACATCGCTGGTCTGGTCGCAGGCGCCTCCAAGGGCGAAGGCCTCGGCAACCAGTTCCTGGCCAACATCCGCCAGACCGACGCCATTGCCCATGTAGTGCGCTGCTTTGAAGACGGCAACGTTATTCACGTGGCCAACAAGGTCGACCCGGCCTCCGACATCGAGGTGATCAACACCGAACTGGCCCTGGCCGATCTGGAAACCGTGGAGAAAGCCATCAAGCGGGTTCAGCGCGTAGCCAAAAGCGGCGACAAGGAAGCCAAGGCCCAACTTGAGATCTTCGAGAAGCTTCTGCCGGTGCTGAACGAAGGCAAACCCGTGCGCAGCATGAACCTGGACAAGGACCGGATGGCTCTGATCCGTGAACTCTGCCTGCTCACCGTCAAGCCCACTATGTACATTGCCAACGTCAGCGAAGACGGGTTCGAGAACAACCCGCACCTGGACACCGTGAAAAAGATTGCGGAATCCGAGAACGCGGTTGTCGTGCCTATCTGCAACAAGATAGAAGCCGAAATCTCCGAACTGGAAGACGATGAAAAGTCCATGTTCCTGGAAGAAATGGGCATGGAAGAGCCGGGCCTCGACCGAGTAATCCGCGCTGGCTACAGCCTGCTGGGCCTGCAGACCTACTTTACCGCCGGTGTGAAAGAAGTGCGCGCCTGGACGGTGAAGATCGGCGCCACAGCGCCTCAGGCTGCGGGCGTTATCCACACCGACTTCGAGCGTGGTTTTATCCGGGCCGAAGTGGTGAGCTACGACGATTTCGTCAAGTACAACGGCGAAGCCGGCGCCAAGGATGCCGGTAAATGGCGCCTGGAAGGCAAGGAATATATTGTTAAGGACGGCGACGTTATCCACTTCCGCTTCAACGTGTAATTTTTCAGGAAAATCCGGGACCAAGTCTTGACACCAAGGGCCCAAATACTGAAAATACGCGCCTCGTTCGGGGCGATGCCCAAAGCGAAATGGCAAGGTAGCTCAGTTGGTTAGAGCACAGCACTCATAATGCTGGGGTCGGCGGTTCGACTCCGCCCCTTGCTACCAAGATTTACAAAGGGTTGCGACTCACGTCGTGACCCTTTTTTTTGCCTCTGTGGGCATTTTGTGCCCAAACCGGAATTTCACCACGGCCACGCCATCGGAATCCGGTCCTCTCTTCTCCGCGATCAGCTCCACCGCTTTCACCAGTTCAGCGACCTCCGCCCCCGAGTAGTGTGTGGTAACCGATCCGCGTTTGTGCCCCAGCAGCTCTGCCCGGGTTTCTTCATTTACCCCTGCGGCCCTCAGCCTCCTGCCGAAGGTGTGCCGGAGATCGTGCCCGCGGACATGTGTGAGCCCTGCCTTCTTCCGCCCTTTCCTCCAGGCGTTATTGAAGATAGAGGCCACCGGCCGGCTGCTGAAGGTAAACACCTGGTGTTCGTGCTTCCCTCGCTGGCGGTTTACCACTGCTCTCGCCGTTGCATTCAGGACCACCAGCCGGTCACAACCGTTCTTCGTGGCGCTGGCGGGCAGGATGAACCCGAACCCCTTACCAGGTAACGACACCTCCCACTCCCACTTCAGAGCGCAGATCTCGCTTTCCCGGCACCCGGTATGAACCGCGAACTCGGCCATATCCTTCAGGTGCTCCGGCAGCTCCTGGAAGAGCCTGCCCTGCTCTGCCCAGGTCACCGGTGCCGGGTCCCGCTTGTCCTTCCAGTCCACATCCGGAATCATCGGGGCGGTTTCCAGCCAGGTCATCCCGTATTCGTCCCGCCACAGCTCCGCGCATAGCCTGAGAATCCTCCGGGCCACGGCCAGCGATCGGTTAACCGTGCCAGCCTTCACCCCCTCTTTCCGGCGCATCTCAATGAAGCGTTGCAGCGTTCCTGAGTGCACCTGGTTCAAGGGCATCTTCCCGATGTATGGATCCAGGGCCTTCAGATCCTGCACGTCCCGCTTTATACTCCGTTTGTGTGCAAACTCCCGGGCGTACCTGAGAGCTGCCTCCCGCCAGATTCGGCTTGGCCGAACACCGTAGACCGAAGCCTGGCGGATTTCCTCGAGCCTTCGGACGAGGTACTGCTCTGCCTCTACCCGATCGCTCGTTCCAGTGCTTTCGCGAATCCTCCGTCCGTTAATTCGCTTCTCGATGTGCCATGTCCCGCCACGGAGGCGGAGACCGTTCCCACTTTTCGACATGCTACTTCACTCCATTTTTGGGCCGGAGCACGCCCTCGCCGAGAAATATACTCGTCCAGGGCACTGTCCAAATCAAGGCGATCGAATCCCTTTCCGATCTCGCCTATCGGAATTTCAGTGAGATACGGCCGAATTTCTTTATTAAAAACTTCCCGCCCCATCCCGCAATAGTCCGGGGCCTGGCCTGCCCGAATGATCCGCGGCTGAATCATTACTTCCGTCATGAAGGCACCCCCTCTGGCAGTGAATAGCGATACTGAAAGCCCCGATAGTTCCCCAGGTGCGGGGATGAACTCCCGAAGTAGACCGGCTCCGCATGAATCAGGCCCCGACTTGCCATCAGGTCCAGGTGCCGCGACAGGGTGCACCTATCAACTGGCAACCCGATCGCCTTGTCCATGTCATACCAATGAACAGTCCCGCCTCTTAGTACCTCTATCACCCGATCCATCAGCCAGAATAGAGTTGGCACCTCCAGAGTGATAAGGCCATGCAGATCTTTGTACTTGGCCAGAAACTCCTCGGCTCGATAGGTCCGAGTTGCTGGCGGCATGTAGCCCCCATGCTCAAAAGTTGGTGCTGGCGGTTCAGAGGCAAACATTTCTATCTGGCTCACGCTGCGTCCTCCCGCTCTTCGGCACAGGTCTCGCAGTAGCCAGACTCCTCCAGCTCGTCAAACCAAAGTTCGCAGCCTTTGCAGGATGGCGGGCTGTCTATAACGTGAGGCTCGCCAGCTGCCAGCTTCTTCTGATCAGCAGCGCGTTCTTTTAGCCAGGCGTCGCGCCCGATTCGGTGCCCGCGAATATCGGTGTATTCGCAGCCATCGCAGACGCAAGACTGGTTGAAAGCCAGAACCTTTGCCTGCCGGAATGATTCGGCGAAAACGAGAGCCGCTCCATCAATGGGTTCGCCAGCGTGCATCATGTAGGCTTTAAGCATTTCTATCTCCTACCAGGCAAATTCAGGCCGCACTGGCGGAAGCCACAAGTGCCGCATGTTTGCATCTTTGATCAGCCGGCTATCCTCCGGGAAAACCTCGAGGGCCAGCCACTAACCGAAACCGCATTCCTTCTTGATCTGCTGAAGCTCATCCCAGGTAATGCCGTCCTTCCACTTCCCGCCGGCCTTTCGCTTAACCCGGTTCACACTCAGCCGGCAATAGCCGCCCCGCTCTGCGAACACCTGGACCATGAACTTTTTGCTGACCAGAACCCGAATCGGTTTGTTGTTGCCCCGGTAAACGGGCCAGCGTTCTTCTGGAAGCTCGGTCAGCTGGCGGGGCAGCGGATCGAGTAACGTTTTTTGGCTCATTGGTCACGCCCCGCCCTGTCGGCTTCGTCGGCTTGCTGGCGGAGTCGTTGGGCAACGTGAGCAGCTGCAGTGCCTATGATTTGTTTCTGAGAAGTCCAGGGGATCTGGAAGTCCTGAGCGTAGGTGACGTCGCCCCCGCAAACCTCGCAGTCATTGTCCGGCTCGTCGAAGTAGCAAGCGCTGCAAGTCATTTCCTCTGTGAATTTAAAGCTGCCCAGCATTTCAGCTTTCATTTCAGAAGTTGGCTTTATCGCCTCAACTGCCTCTGCCTGCTTCCGCAAAATAAATGGGTCGGGGTCGGCTCCGATGCCTTTCGTTATGAGCTCGTACATTTCCTTGCTCAAATTGCCCGCATCCTTCAGGGCCACGGCAATGTTTTCCAGAACGTCAGATTGGACTGCAACCATTGCCTCGGCTGATTCGAGCTGACCTCTCAAAGCTTCAACTTCTCCCCCAGAAGCCACCTCAGCGCCTTTGGCTGATTGTGCTCGATTGTTCCAAAGCTCGACGGCATAGGCTGTATTTGCGTTTTGAACTGCAATCTCAGCAGGGCATCGATAACAGCCAACAGTGCCCCCAGCACCGCCAACATCAGAGGAACCGCAGAACGGGCATGGCAGAGGATCGGATTTAGGCTCAGTTTCTGGAGGCTTGGGATCGTCTTTAAGATGCTCATCATTGAGGCGCCGTTCTTCCTCCATTGCTCCGAGAGCATCTCCAATAGGTACATCAGGCCCCTCAAACAGCGGGTCAATGTCCCTCTCCGGAACAGGCTTGGTACCGCCATCAATGTCGGCACCATCCTCTGAGTCCGCTGGCTCATTGAATCCGCACTCGTTGCAGTACAAAGCATCGCAATATGGATCGGCTGGGTTCGCCTGAGTCATCTTTGCCCCGCAGTCTGGGCAGCTGTAATCAGAGGTATGTTCGGCTGGCGGATCTTCACCTTTATCGCTTTCCAGCCAGGTAACTCGGCCAAGGTCAGAGACCGCTGCCCAAGCTCCTGCCTCGTTCTTCACCAGCACGCCATGAACGGTAGCGCCCATCTGCTCGAGCTTCTTTTGTGCGATGCTGGACAGGCCGCCGCCGGCTGAAGCCATGGCCGATTGCAGCGCTTCGTATTCGTCCTGCCACAGCCGGAAGATTGCTCGGCCTTCCTCGTCTTTAGCGAACTGGTCGAACTCGTGGTTTAGCACGAAGTCTCGGAATTCGTGGTGTTTGCTCACAGCAACCTCTCCTGTATTGCAGTTCTCGGCTCCGGCCTGTTGGTCACGTCCACCAGGTGAACGAACGGCTCCGGCTCGTGGCTGTTGCATATCTCGGTGGCGAACACCTCGGCGCCGTGCAGATCGCACCTGCCCCAGGGTGTGCGTGTTGGTTTTGGTGCGCTGGCGTAGCGGGCCTTGAAGGGGCAGTGCTTGTCCTCGTCCCACCCGACCGGCTTATAGTGTTCGCAGCTATCACAGGCCCGGGGCATCTGTATAAGTGACTGGCTCACGGCCTACTCCTTGAACCCGAAGGTGCATTGCTCTGCCGCAATGGCCCGGCGGATGTCCTCGTTGGTGTTGAAAGTCAGCACCAGGGCCCGGTAATAATTGTGCAGATCGCCAGCCTCGTTGATCTGAATGTTGCCCATGACCTCCAGTCCGGCATGTGGTAGCTTTGCCTCACTGGCCATCTCTGCCCGTGCAGCTTCTTTCCCGGCGTCATAGGCCTTGTGCGCCATCCAGTACACATACCGAAAGTTGGCCCCGCTGGTGCGGTTCATGAGTGCGTCGTCGCCATCCTTCTTCCACCATGCATCGAATTCCGCTGACGCCTTTGGTGCATCTGGGTTATACACTTCCTCGAAATCACTCACTTTCCACCTCATGTTCACGTGGCTTTCCGCGCAGGCACTTACCATCCGGACCCATATCGAACGGGCAGTTACAGTCGGGATAGCTGCACACATTTTCTTTTCGTGACATGTCACGATCTTTGTAAACCAGTGCCAGGATGTACTCGGTCTGGTCGTCGAACTCCCGAAGCCGGGCCGCCTCCTCGATCGCCGCCCGTTCGTTGGCGGCCAACTCCATCGTGAAAAGCTTCATGTCCAGGAACTTGTTCCGCTCACGCTGGCGGCGTTTACGTTCGGTTGGTGTCATGGCCATCTACATATCCCCCAGCACGTTGAGCGCCTTCCGGCCCGCCTTCATCAGGGCCTTTCTGTGGCTGATCTTCTGGATGCCGTTGGCGTTCATGTAGTGCAGCGTCTCGGCAACTTCAGTAAGTGTGCGGACCGGGCTGCTTCCGGCGTTCAACACCATGGACACCTCGCAATCATGGGCGGAAGAACCAATAATCATGGCCACCCTTTTCTTCTGTGCTTCCGTCAGCATGCTTCCCTCTCCTCATTCTTCAGATGCTCCACCCACACTTGCCACTGCTCAGGCTGGAGCCATGTCCCGTCCTTCAGCACCACACAGCCGCTTGAATGGGCATAGGCCAGGCCGGTACTCTCGATGAGTTCGATAATCGCCTCAGCGCGATCCTCGTGGCTCAGATCAGTTACCTGCGTGTGCACGGCGTACAATCCTCGCTATCCGGCTCACGGTATGGCGGCAACTCTCTGCAGAGTCCGGGCGCTTGTGCATCGGCATCCGGCGATCGAGCAGGCAGACCAGGATTTCCCGCTTCATGTGCCGGAGAATCCGCAGTTCGTTCTTCATCTCGGCCAGTTCCAGGAGCGCTTCCCGCTTGCTGGCTTCTGCCTTGTCCCGCTGGTCGTTCAGGCTGAGGATGGTTCTGGCTGTAGTTCCGTCCATCAGTGCACCCAACCTCTTCGAAATTCATCAACGAACCGGCCGGCCACATGTAGAAAATCCTGTTTGGTGTAGGCGCTCCATTTCTTGAGGTCTGCGATCACTTCCTGGAAGTAAGCCTTGCGGTTAATCAGCTGCCCGCCCGTGAGCGGCTTCGGTGAATCCAGGTAGTAAACCTCGCCAGCGCCCTTGCAGACCTCGCAGTCTTTATCCAGCTCGCTGTCGCAGCAGGGGCACACGGAGTAGAAGTGGCCAAATCCATCGCACTCCTCACAGGGAACAGCAGGGTTCTCCTCCTCGAGGACCTGCTTTTTCGCCTCGCGCCACTGCTCATAGCTTGCAATCAACATGTCAGCTCCCGTTTCCGTTTGTTCGCTGCCAGCTTGATCCTGGCCAGGTTGTGGAGAACATCGAAGCTCCCCTCTGGCGGGTTCTCCATGGCGAAGAACTTATTCAGGATCGCGTTCTCCGCCATGCTCACCAGCACCAGATTGTCCGGAGAGAAGTTCTGCTTATCACCATCCTTCAACCGCACAATGTGCTTTAGCGGTACCGGCCGGCCGTGGTATTCCTCCCACTTCATGACGTGCACGAACTTCCAGTTCTTGCGGCTCATCCCTGGCGGCGCATCATCACGAACCTTTCGCTTCAGGTAGCCATCCTTGTCGACCGTCTCGGTACCAACCGGCACGGTCGTTTGCGGCTTGTGCCCGGGCCTGAACTGATTCTCAGCAACACGCCCGCCTGGCTGATAGCTGACGCCCTTGTTCCAGCTTGTTTGTCCTGGCCGAAAGCACCCTGGCCTCTCTCGCTCCAGATATGCCGGAGACTTTTTCAGCCCCAACGTCTGCGCCCGATTCTTGATGGCGCTGTAGGAGCAGCCCATCACCTTGGCGATCGTCCTGTTATTGGTCTCCGGGTACAGCGATCGCAGCCAGTAATCCCGTTGCTCATTCCAGGCCGCCATGGTTCACTCCAGCATCTTCGGGCCGGTGGTCATGCCGTGCTCACGCTTGTACTTCTCGGCATCCAGGACAAGCCTCGCGTTGGAAACCACCTCTTTGCTGACGCCGGTGATCGCCTTGCTCCGCTCGATCTCTTCCTCCAGAAGCTGGCCCTTCAGGTCTTCGTCACTCAGGCGTTCGAGCTGGGCAAAGAGGTGATCATTTAAATCAGACAGTTTGTTTTTCACGGGGTCATTCCTCCCTGGTTTCGTTTTCAATCTGCTCGAGGAGCTCTCGCTCCGTGGATTCACGTTCGATCTGCTTCAGGAGCTCGTCAGAATTCCTGACTGCCGCTTGGTAGGTGTTCAGCGGCGCGGCCCCCATCTTTGCCAGGCCGGTTAGATCCTTGAGCACCTGGTACAGCTCAGGTGCGTACTTTTGCTTTACTGCCAGCTCAGGCATGAGCCTTCTCCCGTCTCTTGCGCAGGTGGATTTCCTCGCGATCGACAGAGACTTTCTGGCTGGCGATCACGCCCATACGCACCTGAGCCCCGCGGTTATCGATGACCACAACCTTGATGGTCTCGCCTGATTCCGTCTCCATAACCAGGGCTTCGCCGGGCCTTCGCGTCAATATCAGCATCTGTACCTCCTCGAGTTATGCCGCGCCTGGGCCCGGCTGGGGAATTTCACGGATACGGGTCGGCATCCGGGCAACGTTGGACTGGGTCTCGCCAACTAAAACCTCCCAGCGCATGGCGCCTTCATAGGCGTTACCGCCGGTAGCCACCCATTGCTTGCCGGTGTCGTCCAGTGCGATGCAGCCAGGCTCCCAGCCACTGGGATGATCCAGCCACCGCCACCAGGCAACGGCCTTGCCTTTGAAAAAGATCACGTAGCCGCCGCTATCAACCTTGTCGTACTGCTTCCGGAAGATGGTCGACTGTCGCTTCATCTGGCTCAGCGATGACCGCCGCACGGCTCGTTCCTTGGGAACCGCCGTGTAGTTGCGCCCATCCCGGGCAAGCCTGAGCTCGCAGCCAATGGACTCCAGCGCCTGCATCATCTGGCCCTGGGTTACCTGCTCCGGCAGTTCGATG from Marinobacter subterrani encodes the following:
- a CDS encoding ribose-phosphate diphosphokinase, whose amino-acid sequence is MSKLMIFAGNANPDLARAIAQKLHIPMGQATVGRFSDGETTVEINENVRGHDVFIIQPTCYPTNDNLMELIVMADALRRASATRVTAVIPYYGYARQDRRVRSTRVAISAKVVADMISSIGVDRVLTVDLHADQIQGFFDIPVDNIYATPVMLDDIFKQRFENFIVVSPDVGGVVRARAVAKRLDDADLAIIDKRRPKANVSQVMHIIGDVKDKTCILVDDIIDTAGTLCKAANALKEHGAARVVAYITHPVLSGPAIDNINASQLDELVVCDTIPLGDKAKNCDRIRVLEMAGLLAESIRRVSNEESISAMFENV
- the ychF gene encoding redox-regulated ATPase YchF; translation: MGFNCGIVGLPNVGKSTLFNALTKSGIGAENFPFCTIEPNAGVVAMPDPRLTKLAEIVKPERVVPTTMEFVDIAGLVAGASKGEGLGNQFLANIRQTDAIAHVVRCFEDGNVIHVANKVDPASDIEVINTELALADLETVEKAIKRVQRVAKSGDKEAKAQLEIFEKLLPVLNEGKPVRSMNLDKDRMALIRELCLLTVKPTMYIANVSEDGFENNPHLDTVKKIAESENAVVVPICNKIEAEISELEDDEKSMFLEEMGMEEPGLDRVIRAGYSLLGLQTYFTAGVKEVRAWTVKIGATAPQAAGVIHTDFERGFIRAEVVSYDDFVKYNGEAGAKDAGKWRLEGKEYIVKDGDVIHFRFNV
- the ispE gene encoding 4-(cytidine 5'-diphospho)-2-C-methyl-D-erythritol kinase, producing MSPGISLPSPAKLNLFLHIVGRRPDGYHELQTLFQFLEYGDELSFTLTPDQPGVRLASSIPNVPDNDNLVIRAAKALMTLSDKGLPGVTITIDKRLPMGGGLGGGSSNAATTLLGLNHLWNLGLSNDELAGIGLTLGADVPVFVRGHAAFGEGVGEKLTNANPPQDWFVVIKPACNLNTGKIFSEQGLTRNTPRIKIAPAFEGDASRYRNDCEGVVRKLYPEVNQSLEWLSKFGPARLTGTGACIFGRFPTESAARIIWESKPSGVTGFVAKGVNISPLHKKLAELK
- a CDS encoding 50S ribosomal protein L25/general stress protein Ctc — its product is MSQEFVIEAFPRDDQGRGASRRLRREERKIPAIIYGGGKDATAISIWHNELKKALENEAFFSHVLTVELNGKKESVILKDLQRHPYKPLLTHADFLRVDKDHEIHVNVPLHFMNEESAPAIKLQGGVANHQITEVEVICLPQNLPEFIEVDMATVEMDQVVHLSDLKLPNGVKIAALLQGEDHDLPVVAIHKPRGAKVDDAEDGEEGEEGEDKE
- the pth gene encoding aminoacyl-tRNA hydrolase, producing the protein MAQDIVMVVGLGNPGADYENTRHNAGALFVEALARAAGQTLRPEKKYHGLYARIQWQGLDLHLLNPTTFMNRSGLAIKALADFFKIQPQQILVAHDELDLPPGTAKLKKGGGHGGHNGLRDTIAHLGTNEFQRLRIGIGHPGDSRKVTGYVLGRLGKQETEELSAVIDEIMRVLPDAASGKLPAAMNRLHSFKPV
- a CDS encoding tyrosine-type recombinase/integrase, encoding MSKSGNGLRLRGGTWHIEKRINGRRIRESTGTSDRVEAEQYLVRRLEEIRQASVYGVRPSRIWREAALRYAREFAHKRSIKRDVQDLKALDPYIGKMPLNQVHSGTLQRFIEMRRKEGVKAGTVNRSLAVARRILRLCAELWRDEYGMTWLETAPMIPDVDWKDKRDPAPVTWAEQGRLFQELPEHLKDMAEFAVHTGCRESEICALKWEWEVSLPGKGFGFILPASATKNGCDRLVVLNATARAVVNRQRGKHEHQVFTFSSRPVASIFNNAWRKGRKKAGLTHVRGHDLRHTFGRRLRAAGVNEETRAELLGHKRGSVTTHYSGAEVAELVKAVELIAEKRGPDSDGVAVVKFRFGHKMPTEAKKRVTT
- the lolB gene encoding lipoprotein insertase outer membrane protein LolB; its protein translation is MKLARTLAACLMLATLGACTSIQVEPLPEGMTDQPPENWTTRSASLGQLDHWTLSGKLAVRQPSDSGTAIINHWIQDGEAYDLALSSSFLGMGSTRLKGVPGFIELTLPNGETYRSGDPESLVKAATGWQLPLDNLAWWIRGLPSPGSDYRLLFDEQGSLAIIRQNGWEIRYDRWHEFLASYPALPARITALKNDKRVRLVVSNWQELRP
- a CDS encoding carbon storage regulator, whose amino-acid sequence is MLILTRRPGEALVMETESGETIKVVVIDNRGAQVRMGVIASQKVSVDREEIHLRKRREKAHA
- a CDS encoding HNH endonuclease signature motif containing protein — encoded protein: MAAWNEQRDYWLRSLYPETNNRTIAKVMGCSYSAIKNRAQTLGLKKSPAYLERERPGCFRPGQTSWNKGVSYQPGGRVAENQFRPGHKPQTTVPVGTETVDKDGYLKRKVRDDAPPGMSRKNWKFVHVMKWEEYHGRPVPLKHIVRLKDGDKQNFSPDNLVLVSMAENAILNKFFAMENPPEGSFDVLHNLARIKLAANKRKRELTC